From Nicotiana tabacum cultivar K326 chromosome 20, ASM71507v2, whole genome shotgun sequence, one genomic window encodes:
- the LOC142174324 gene encoding uncharacterized protein LOC142174324, with product MGSWKNSGNATTIWATTVNNIREATREVLGFTKGYPGRRIGDWWWNTEVQGKVEVKKVTYLKLVECTNKEEKRKNWECYKMAKKEAKLAVTTAKTTAFGCMNAKLGSKYGDKKLYRLAKVREGNGHDLDQVKCIKDEDDIILMKDAHIRQR from the coding sequence ATGGGGTCCTGGAAGAATAGTGGGAATGCAACTACGATATGGGCCACGACAGTGAACAACATTAGGGAAGCTACGAGAGAGGTTTTAGGGTTTACAAAGGGATACCCAGGGAGACGTATaggggactggtggtggaatACGGAGGTCCAAGGTAAAGTTGAAGTCAAGAAAGTGACTTATTTGAAACTTGTAGAGTGTACAAACAAGGAGGAAAAGAGGAAGAATTGGGAATGTTATAAGATGGCAAAGAAAGAGGCGAAGTTAGCGGTTACGACGGCTAAGACTACTGCCTTTGGATGCATGAATGCGAAACTTGGGAGCAAATACGGGGACAAGAAGTTGTACAGGTTAGCCAAAGTGAGGGAGGGGAATGGTCATGACTtagaccaagtgaagtgcatcaaagaTGAGGACGACATAATATTGATGAAAGATGCTCATATTAGACAAAGATGA